Proteins from a genomic interval of Flammeovirgaceae bacterium SG7u.111:
- a CDS encoding sugar MFS transporter — translation MAGGAPISGAENAAVQFEDGNRPNYTTPLIVLTSLFFMWGFLTCMNDILIPYLKEVFELTYLQAMLVQFAFFGAYFIGSLIYFIISATFGDPITKIGYKNGIIAGLLISCVSCALFYPAAEYKVYGYFLSALFFLGIGFTLLQIAANPYVSILGSEESAPSRLNLSQGFNSFGTTIAPLIGGYLVFQYFAVDGELTAESVKIPYLVFSAVFLLLAGIIWITPLPSFSNDEKIEGGAGAFKYPHLVLGMIAIFMYVGGEVTIGSMLINFFELDNIMGLDKSEGDIFLAFYWGGAMIGRFLGAISLSQMEQGIKKFMLMLGVSIAAFAVIYFAAYVKSGQELSLSSVAPFFILIAANLAAFVIGKSMAGRTLGIFASINIVLLILTIFTDSSLAFWSVIGIGLFNSVMWSNIFTLSIEGLGKYKSQGSSLLVMMILGGALIPPLQGALADMKAIGEQASFFVPVFCYIYLAFFGFKGHNIGKKKLGL, via the coding sequence ATGGCTGGAGGAGCCCCAATATCAGGAGCAGAAAATGCTGCTGTACAATTTGAAGATGGAAATAGACCTAATTACACCACACCGCTCATTGTACTGACTTCCCTATTTTTTATGTGGGGATTTCTTACTTGTATGAACGATATTCTCATTCCCTATTTAAAAGAAGTTTTTGAGCTGACATACTTGCAGGCTATGCTGGTCCAGTTTGCCTTTTTTGGAGCTTATTTTATAGGCTCACTTATTTATTTCATTATTTCCGCAACTTTTGGAGACCCTATTACCAAAATAGGGTACAAAAATGGAATAATTGCAGGGCTTTTAATTTCATGTGTTAGTTGTGCCTTATTTTATCCAGCAGCTGAATACAAGGTGTATGGCTATTTCTTGAGTGCTTTGTTCTTTTTAGGAATAGGATTTACTCTTTTACAGATTGCCGCAAACCCTTATGTATCTATTTTAGGCTCAGAAGAAAGTGCCCCTAGTAGGTTGAACCTTTCCCAAGGCTTCAATTCTTTCGGAACTACCATCGCCCCACTGATAGGTGGTTATTTAGTCTTTCAATATTTTGCCGTCGATGGCGAATTAACTGCCGAGTCGGTAAAAATTCCTTACCTAGTATTCTCTGCGGTATTTTTGCTACTAGCGGGAATTATTTGGATCACACCTCTTCCAAGCTTTAGCAACGATGAAAAAATAGAAGGTGGGGCAGGAGCTTTCAAATATCCGCATTTGGTATTGGGTATGATTGCTATTTTCATGTATGTAGGAGGTGAGGTTACTATAGGTAGCATGCTCATCAATTTTTTTGAACTGGATAATATAATGGGGCTCGATAAAAGCGAAGGAGATATTTTCTTAGCATTTTATTGGGGTGGAGCTATGATTGGCAGATTTTTAGGAGCAATTTCTCTTAGCCAGATGGAGCAGGGCATAAAGAAATTTATGCTGATGTTGGGAGTGTCAATAGCTGCTTTTGCTGTAATTTATTTTGCCGCATATGTAAAAAGCGGGCAAGAACTCAGTCTTTCTTCTGTTGCACCATTTTTTATTTTAATAGCAGCAAACTTGGCTGCATTTGTTATTGGAAAATCGATGGCAGGTAGAACCCTTGGGATTTTCGCCAGTATCAATATTGTACTGTTGATACTCACTATCTTTACCGACTCAAGTTTAGCATTCTGGTCAGTGATAGGCATCGGCTTGTTTAATTCTGTAATGTGGTCTAATATTTTCACACTATCCATTGAAGGTTTAGGAAAGTACAAAAGCCAAGGTAGCTCACTATTGGTTATGATGATTTTAGGAGGAGCGCTTATTCCTCCTCTGCAAGGTGCTTTGGCAGATATGAAAGCTATTGGGGAGCAAGCTTCCTTTTTCGTCCCAGTTTTCTGTTATATCTACTTAGCCTTCTTTGGTTTCAAAGGGCATAATATTGGAAAGAAAAAATTAGGGTTATAA